The following are encoded together in the Vigna unguiculata cultivar IT97K-499-35 chromosome 2, ASM411807v1, whole genome shotgun sequence genome:
- the LOC114173592 gene encoding B3 domain-containing transcription factor VRN1-like, with translation MSNPVTLSLPNGRKNKVYWVNKDGDVWFCNGWKEFAEYSKLDVSHFLVFGYEGNSLFNVIIFGKSGLEIEYPLSNDATNEEVEEIVEGSEFSAKLSEEGSKRPKEEVEEKEQQQSNKHSRKRACSDYSKHMNNGQKGVSHLPSSSRKSPVTTQARTPKPQDDLFICVKSGFPTIPFEYAKKYGEESGRRVTFRVGERSWKVKFLLYGQHSFARFSSGWFDFVRDCDLKLGDVCILRMLDQENLVFNVSCLKPNNSSGPNKT, from the exons ATGTCAAATCCTGTTACCTTAAGTCTTCCAAATGGCAGGAAGAACAAAGTTTATTGGGTGAATAAGGATGGTGATGTTTGGTTTTGCAATGGTTGGAAAGAGTTTGCTGAATACTCTAAGTTGGATGTGTCACATTTTTTAGTGTTTGGATATGAAGGAAATTCTTTGTTTAACGtgattatttttggaaaaagtGGTTTAGAAATAGAATACCCTTTAAGCAATGATGCTACTAATGAAGAAGTGGAAGAAATTGTTGAAGGTAGTGAATTTTCTGCAAAATTGAGTGAAGAGGGAAGTAAAAGGCCAAAAGAAGAAgttgaagaaaaagaacaacAACAATCCAACAAACATTCTAGAAAGAGAGCATGTTCTGATTATTCCAAGCACATGAATAATG GCCAAAAAGGAGTTTCTCACTTGCCTTCTTCATCCCGTAAAAGTCCTGTGACCACTCAAGCAAGGACACCAAAGCCCCAAGATGATCTCTTCATCTGCGTCAAGTCAGGATTTCCG ACTATACCATTTGAATATGCGAAGAAGTATGGTGAGGAAAGTGGAAGACGTGTGACTTTTCGTGTTGGGGAGAGATCGTGGAAAGTAAAGTTTTTGTTATATGGTCAACATTCCTTTGCTAGATTCTCTAGTGGCTGGTTTGATTTTGTTAGGGACTGTGACTTGAAACTGGGAGATGTTTGTATCCTTAGGATGCTAGATCAGGAAAATCTTGTGTTCAATGTTTCATGTTTAAAACCAAATAATTCATCTGGACCTAACAAAACATAG